Genomic segment of Vitis riparia cultivar Riparia Gloire de Montpellier isolate 1030 chromosome 19, EGFV_Vit.rip_1.0, whole genome shotgun sequence:
tagttatgttttaaaaatatattattttataataaaattagggTTGAGAAAACCTGTatccttctctcttttttccttttttctctcttgcCTACATCCAAACCATTTGTTGCTTTTGGATCtcaaaaatatgagagaaatgAGACAGGaatggaaaaaggaaaggaaaataataaagtatAGGTTTGTactctataatttttttctccaaactGTCTGCCATATTATTCTCCTTTTAAATAGAGGATGAAGAATTTGATAatgcatttatttttcaaataaattttattatatttcattccTACAAAATTTTCACcagaaaccaaacaagaaaccttaagattttttcttcctttttatctttttatttccttgatGCTTCTGATGTCCAAATGGAGCCTAAAACAAGTTGTATCAAACCACTCGGCTCTTACGAAAGCATATTAAAAACTTGAGCTGGAGTCACTTGACAAATAGCTTAGCCATCAGTCTACTCAACTGCTTCAGCCGCAAAACTCTCTTCTTTAAGCCACATATTCCCAAGTTGAAAGTACCTTCCCATGCCATCATGCAATTGCCACCAATTTAGAGTGAGAATATAATCTGGTGGTGAACAGGGACTTTGATAACTTGCTGATTACCGACTTCCCTCTCATTTGATTCCTACTCACCACATTACTTCTGTTTCTCCTTAGCTTCTGAAAAGGTAGTACACAGTGGTACACAGTGTTGACTTAATTAAAATAGCATGCTTTCTGAGCAGGTGGCACAAAGATGCTTTCAGTCAAAAATGGAttcatcttcctttgggtgGGTCTATTGTGGGTCACATAACTTCAGTGCAGCTGCTTGGGGACGTCCAATTTCCAATCCTTTTGGAATAAAAACAACTGGAACTCACAAAGCTGACTCTTGCTTCGATCAGAGGCTTCACATTTGTAACTATGAACTTGggatcattttcattttcccccCATCAGCTACAAAAGGTAACGGCAACCAAAGTAGTACAAACTTGGATGATGTGGTTTTGCCGTTTGTCATGCCTGCCCCAAAATATGGCCCCAGAGATAGACCTGCAACAACTCAAGCCATGACAGAGGCATTAGCTGAACTTACTGAGCAAGAGCATGAAAAACTTGTAGCAGCAACAAATACTGAAGAAATGATAGAAGAGGAGCTCCCAGATGAGGAAGAGGCAGTAGAGGTAACTGACCATGTTGCAGAggagaaggaagaagagaagGCTTATGCTGAGCTGCTGTGGAGTCAGGTTGAGTCATCTCAAAGCTGTTGAATTCCGAATGAGGAATGCTGGGAGCAGTAGTCAGTCAATTAAGACATTGGCTCCTTTTATCTTAATCACCTGTTGGCGAGCCCTGTAGAGTATGTTGTCCTTGTATTACATTGATTCAGAGGGAGTCGtgtaaatttgttttcatatttcaagATGGCAGCTTTGGGCCTGAAATGAATGAGTATTAAGGTCACATTTGGAACATTGAAACATAAAATGGGAATGAAGATCAATTCAACTTCCcttcattaatttatttggataattttttagaatgagaatagaaataaaaattttattgctATGGAAACTAAATCCCATTCTCACTACGATTTTGATTCTTGTCTACACGAGATTATGATTCATTCTATTGCCACCCTATTTTCATTATCATTCTGATATACTCTCATTTAATTGTTTTAGACTACGAGCAAGTTTTCATTTGCCACCTGAATTTTCTTCCATCAGAGGAGCAAACAGAGAAGGGCAGAAGGAACACGAGGGCATTGAGATGGTGAGACAAAAGAGCTCAGGAAGTGTGGAATATAACTAACTTGCAGCCTTGAGTGGGACTGAGAGTCTAATTTTAAGATGAGTTAGAAGTGTTTCTTAATGTTTataagttgttttatttttaataacatacaTCACATAAGTGATTTATCCACTATATGAGAAATAGAACACGTCACTTATCAATTTGAATGCATTCATATAGTTGCGTAAgttatatttttccatttttcttcattactCATAAatattatgtacaaattaaactTTATAATGATGAGATTACAAAAGTaacatcatatttatataatttttttttaattacctatttataatttgagtctTTCCTACATAAAACTATTGATTGACCAATCAATTAATTCATCTACTTATAATTGATactcttaaataatatttacatatataattatatacgATTATATGGGAGGAAAACTAACAATCAAAAGAGTGAATGACAGTTATATAAAAAgtgtgttattttttatatcaaagatGACAGCGATTGGATTTATAAAATTAGGTTGATGTAACCCTTTTAATCTATTAGTTCTAAAAGGAAACAGAGCATATTCCATTCATCATTTGGTACTGTGAGTCGTCCCAAAATTCCCCCACCTTTTCGGAGGAGAGAAATTTAAGAGCAACCTTAGAAATCTTTTCGTGTCACTATTAGAAcgaattactttttaaaagttcttaatttaataaaaataaataaataaaatttatatagctTTACagttttctcctttttcatttttacttggCAGGACGGACGGGGACGACTTTGCAGTCGTTTGCAAGAAAACGTGGCTTGACGTGTTCTACTTCTCCTACTCCATTCCATTCCTTCCTTCTCCCTCTGttcttcctttctttgttttggtgATTGCGGTCAGAAATAAAGACTCGGACGGAGCAGCAAAACCCAGAACAAGGACACAAAAATTTAACAGAAAATAAAAGGGAATCAATGGAAGTATCATCATCATCGTTGTCATCCTCCTCACCCCTATCAGTTCACTGGAGAAGGGATTTCTCCCCACTACTTGGTCGAGTTTCTCTCGACTGCCATGGCAGCCGCAAGCTCCCAAATCGCcctttctcttcttccacttgTTCTTGCTTTGGAATTTCAATCTCCCAGCGGccccattcccattcccattcctTTGTGTTCAGAAAATCCTCTCCACGCATTTCCGCAGTCTTTGAGCGCTTCACTGAACGAGCCGTTAAGGCTGTCATCTTTTCCCAAAGAGAAGCGAAAGCTTTGGGCAGGAATATGGTATTCACCCAGCATCTTTTATTGGGTTTGGTCGCTGAGGATCGTAGTCTCGATGGCTTTCTTGGATCTGGCATCACCATAGACGATGCACGCGATGCTGTTCGCAGCATTTGGCATGATTATAACGATAGCAGCAGCATTTCTGGAATTCCCAGTTCCCAACCCTCTGTTGCCTCCTCCACTGACGTCCCCTTTTCCATTAGCACAAAGCGAGTGTTTGAAGCCGCAATTGAGTACTCTAGGACTATGGGTTATAATTTCATTGCTCCCGAGCATATCGCTATTGGGTTATTTACAGTTGATGACGGCAGTGCTGGTCGTGTCCTCAAGAGGTGCGTCTTCTTCTTGCTGATTTCATTTGTAGGCAGTGATTTTCTACTGATGCAATCCATTACCATCTTCTTGGTCAATTTCACATGATCCAGAACTTCAACCCTCAATTTTCAGAATCCACGACTACCCATTTTGCCGATCAATCGATATCTCTTTCATTGCAGTGTTAAACTTCAAGGCCACACTTTGGCAGAATCTAAAAGGGCAACAAGGAAAAACTGACCTAGAAAATGACCTTACTTTATAATTCAAGTAACATAAAGCCCCTAAACCATATGTATTATCACGCAAAAGGGAAAAATTGTTACCCTTCACTAGCTTGCCCTTCTAGATTCAAACTCTATATTAGAATCTAATCATCttgcatggatttttttttttttttttacagtttATTTTATGCCTTCCATTACTCATAGATTACCATGTCCTTTTGTGTTATCTCTCTCTCTGTATATATGCCTATTGATAAATGGTAAGAACAATCCATTACGCATGGAGTTGTGAATCTTGTGATGACGTGAAGAAGTCTTTTGTCCTGTCACAAAATAGTGGCTACCAACTCTTAGTTGACCTTAAATGCATGGTTTTGAAATGCCAAACATCATCTGTCACCAGTGAGTAGACGAATGGAATGTTCATATTGTTTGGTAGTTCTCTGGCAAATATGATAGAATATTGGCATTGAAGCATGGAATTCATTGCTCTATCCTTTTCTGGCAATCTTGGAGTGTTCTGTGTAGTATAATTGTGACATTTCTATAGGTTTTGGTTCTTTATGTCTTACCATTGACATGATCTTCTAATTCTATTAAGATTTTGGGATATATAATTCAGTTAAGATTCTCAAAAGATGCAATCTCTCTcaataataaacttttttaattAGAAGATTCAAGAAGTTTGTAACAGGTTAGTTCGGCATGACAGCCTTTTCTATGATTATTTGTTGTTCATGATCTATTGAGTAAAATTGCATCAGGATTTAAAATTGGAACATATACATTGCCAATTTGCCATTCATGGGGCTAGATCAATATGATTTCAGATTGGGGGCAAATGTTAATCACTTGGCAGCTGTGGCAGTCTCCAGGCTTCAAGGAGAGCTTGCCAAAGATGGTAGTGAACCATCTGCTACATTCAAAGGGATGCAGGGAAAATCTTTTTCTGGAAAAGCAGCCATTGTGAAATCCTCAGGAAGAAAGAAGGGTAAGAATTTTCTCAAGTTTTTGATTGTTCAATTGGTTTTCAGTTACAAGAACAGAGAGGACTAAATAGTACTGCAACTCTTTTTGTCAGAGAAAAGTGCTCTGGCTCAATTCTGTGTAGACCTTACTGCTCGTGCTACTGATGGACTCATTGATCCTGTAATTGGCCGAGACATGGAAGTTCAGAGGGTTGTTCAAATACTTTGCCGAAGAACTAAAAATAACCCCATTCTTCTAGGTGAAAGCGGGGTTGGGAAAACAGCTATTGCTGAAGGATTGGCAATTAGTATTGCAGAGGCAGATGTTCCCTCTTTTCTCTTGGTGTGTTACCTCCTTCTTGAGTGATCCTTATGCTACTTGCATATTTATCAGAGCTTAAGCCAAAATCAACCAATTCATGAGAGTGGGTGACTGTGTCACTGTTCAGCTAGTTAACAGAGTATAAGGAATTTGGATATGTTTGGGAGAACTTTTTACATAGATGAAAGTAAGAAATGTTAAATAATTAATGAGTAAAGCTACCACCACAAAAGTGCCATTATTTTAGCGGATGTATTAGCAAAAACCCTGGTCATTAGTCTCTAAATTACAGATTGAATAAGTTTCTGACACATGTAGAAACTACCCGTAATCCAATTGCCCCTGCTGCTAAAAACTGGCCCATTCAGGTGACCCAGATTGTCTATATTGGGCCCTATGTCTGTTTCACTAGTGTGACTCCCCACTCCAATCTAGTTCCCATGACAATCTCTACTCCCCAAACCCTAGGACATGGAACAGATGAATTTTATTTACAGTTTCATACCCTACTGAAAAATGAAGTGTTTATAGAGCATAACATGTTGCAAGGGTACTCACACATATTGAAATGTCCATTTACTAAAGGAGCAGTTAGAGAAAGTATCCTATGACACTTATATCGAAGATGGATGACATCCATCTCTTCCTTTTTCAGATCATGAATGTTGGTTATTTATAGGCTGCCAACACATTTTTACACCCATCTGTACATGTTGTGTGTGTAACAAGTATTTTATGCACTGAACTATCCATTTGTTATAGGTTGTACTACAGTTTCGTCATGTTGCTTCTCTTAAAATGATTGTCTTACCAATTTGATTAACTTTATTATCTTATACACAGACAAAACGCATAATGTCCTTGGATATAGGTCTATTAATGGCAGGCACAAAGGAGAGGGGAGAATTAGAGGCACGTGTTACTACTTTAATAAGTGATATTTTGAAATCAGGTGACAacttttttaaagttatattttggAACAAAAGGGGCTCTCTTTCTGGCTCATTCCTGACATGCTACTGTTGTAGGtaatatcattcttttcattgaTGAAGTCCACATGCTTGTTGGGTCTGGCATTGCTGGACGAGGAAACAAGGGGTCAGGTCTAGACATTGCTAGTCTATTGAAGCCCTCTCTTGGGAGGGGACAGTTACAGGTGATGATTTCTTGGATTTACTTCATCATTGGATGGTTGTCAGCCTTGAAGACCTAACACTTAGGCTTGTCCATATTTCCTGTCAATTGAAGGATGGGTCTCAGATGAATTAAGTGTACATTTAACAATTAGGTGAATCCACAATTCAATAGTTATTGCCAATCACTAACTGGTTTCCACCAACTTTCCCTTCCCACTATTTCATTTCCCCTTCCAATTTGTCAAAAATTGTATAATCAGTTCTCATATCACCAGGAGCAGTTTATTGGTGTGGCCACACCATTGCCTCACAATGCTGTTGCAAAATGGATAGGAAGGTGTAGTTACCTAACGAGAATCCACTTTAGTGCACTCTATTtgactttttgtttttcaattggATAATGGAGTTTGCTTTGGTTTACCATGTCAGAATACTATTTACATTGCTTAATACATCAGGTCTCTTGTTTACTGAAGTtcttttcatgcatttcataGGTTCTTCATTAAATGCGAAGTGTTCTAACATTCAACTTCTTGCAGTGTTTTGCATCCACTACCATAGATGAGTACGTGAAACTTTTTGAGAAGGATAAAGCATTAGCAAGAAGATTCCAACCTGTGTTGATCAATGAGCCAAGCCAGGTAATTTgtgatttttcttcttattgtcTCTGTATGCAGTCATTTTCACTCCTATTTTTAGTCAGATATTGTGTAAAAATTCATAGGAGGAAGCTGTTAGGATACTGTTGGGCCTGCGGGAGAAATATGAGGCCCATCACAAATGCAGATTCACATTGGAGGCCATAAATGCTGCTGTGCACCTATCAGCAAGATATATTCCTGATAGGCGTCTTCCTGATAAAGCAATTGATCTTATTGATGAGGCAGGAAGTAAAGCTCGTATGGAAGCATACAAGAGGAAGAAGGAAAAGCAAACTTCTGTGCTCTTAAAATCACCAGATGATT
This window contains:
- the LOC117908067 gene encoding uncharacterized protein LOC117908067 isoform X1; protein product: MSSMLSEQVAQRCFQSKMDSSSFGWVYCGSHNFSAAAWGRPISNPFGIKTTGTHKADSCFDQRLHICNYELGIIFIFPPSATKGNGNQSSTNLDDVVLPFVMPAPKYGPRDRPATTQAMTEALAELTEQEHEKLVAATNTEEMIEEELPDEEEAVEVTDHVAEEKEEEKAYAELLWSQVESSQSC
- the LOC117908067 gene encoding uncharacterized protein LOC117908067 isoform X2, which encodes MHVKVAQRCFQSKMDSSSFGWVYCGSHNFSAAAWGRPISNPFGIKTTGTHKADSCFDQRLHICNYELGIIFIFPPSATKGNGNQSSTNLDDVVLPFVMPAPKYGPRDRPATTQAMTEALAELTEQEHEKLVAATNTEEMIEEELPDEEEAVEVTDHVAEEKEEEKAYAELLWSQVESSQSC
- the LOC117909442 gene encoding chaperone protein ClpD, chloroplastic isoform X1, coding for MEVSSSSLSSSSPLSVHWRRDFSPLLGRVSLDCHGSRKLPNRPFSSSTCSCFGISISQRPHSHSHSFVFRKSSPRISAVFERFTERAVKAVIFSQREAKALGRNMVFTQHLLLGLVAEDRSLDGFLGSGITIDDARDAVRSIWHDYNDSSSISGIPSSQPSVASSTDVPFSISTKRVFEAAIEYSRTMGYNFIAPEHIAIGLFTVDDGSAGRVLKRLGANVNHLAAVAVSRLQGELAKDGSEPSATFKGMQGKSFSGKAAIVKSSGRKKEKSALAQFCVDLTARATDGLIDPVIGRDMEVQRVVQILCRRTKNNPILLGESGVGKTAIAEGLAISIAEADVPSFLLTKRIMSLDIGLLMAGTKERGELEARVTTLISDILKSGNIILFIDEVHMLVGSGIAGRGNKGSGLDIASLLKPSLGRGQLQCFASTTIDEYVKLFEKDKALARRFQPVLINEPSQEEAVRILLGLREKYEAHHKCRFTLEAINAAVHLSARYIPDRRLPDKAIDLIDEAGSKARMEAYKRKKEKQTSVLLKSPDDYWQEIRAVKAMHEMVMASKLKNCNGASCMEDGSTVLFESPLPSMSDDNEPIVVGPNEIAVVASLWSGIPVQQITADERMLLVGLHEQLRKRVVGQDNAIASISRAVKRSRVGLKDPNRPIAAMLFCGPTGVGKTELAKALAACYFGSEAAMVRLDMSEYMEQHSVSKLIGSPPGYVGYGEGGTLTEAIRRQPFTVVLLDEIEKAHPDIFNILLQMFEDGHLTDSQGRRVLFRNALVVMTSNVGSGAIAKGRQSSIGFSIADDEPTSYAGMKALVMEELKAYFRPELLNRLDEIVVFHPLEKAQILEILNTMLQEVKERLSSLGIGMEVSVSVIDLLCQQGYDKNYGARPLRRAVTLIIEDPLSEALLTEEYQPGDIAVVDLDASGNPFVRKQSNRRIHLSDTAYDEKL
- the LOC117909442 gene encoding chaperone protein ClpD, chloroplastic isoform X2, whose amino-acid sequence is MEVSSSSLSSSSPLSVHWRRDFSPLLGRVSLDCHGSRKLPNRPFSSSTCSCFGISISQRPHSHSHSFVFRKSSPRISAVFERFTERAVKAVIFSQREAKALGRNMVFTQHLLLGLVAEDRSLDGFLGSGITIDDARDAVRSIWHDYNDSSSISGIPSSQPSVASSTDVPFSISTKRVFEAAIEYSRTMGYNFIAPEHIAIGLFTVDDGSAGRVLKRLGANVNHLAAVAVSRLQGELAKDGSEPSATFKGMQGKSFSGKAAIVKSSGRKKEKSALAQFCVDLTARATDGLIDPVIGRDMEVQRVVQILCRRTKNNPILLGESGVGKTAIAEGLAISIAEADVPSFLLTKRIMSLDIGLLMAGTKERGELEARVTTLISDILKSGNIILFIDEVHMLVGSGIAGRGNKGSGLDIASLLKPSLGRGQLQCFASTTIDEYVKLFEKDKALARRFQPVLINEPSQEEAVRILLGLREKYEAHHKCRFTLEAINAAVHLSARYIPDRRLPDKAIDLIDEAGSKARMEAYKRKKEKQTSVLLKSPDDYWQEIRAVKAMHEMEAAMVRLDMSEYMEQHSVSKLIGSPPGYVGYGEGGTLTEAIRRQPFTVVLLDEIEKAHPDIFNILLQMFEDGHLTDSQGRRVLFRNALVVMTSNVGSGAIAKGRQSSIGFSIADDEPTSYAGMKALVMEELKAYFRPELLNRLDEIVVFHPLEKAQILEILNTMLQEVKERLSSLGIGMEVSVSVIDLLCQQGYDKNYGARPLRRAVTLIIEDPLSEALLTEEYQPGDIAVVDLDASGNPFVRKQSNRRIHLSDTAYDEKL